A genomic region of Candidatus Buchananbacteria bacterium contains the following coding sequences:
- a CDS encoding PH domain-containing protein, with translation MIKFFIPHRKDGEKIIFFLRRHPFTIAIKIVFWAIVAIMPLAFHLILEDTVSSLLTNQYIAPIIILFLSLYYLYVWLFMFHSFVDYYLDVWIVTNHRVINIEQKGLFSRTVSEQKMYRIQDVTSELKGLFGTFLDFGTVYIQTAGEQARFIFKQIPQPQEVARKINQLVEENKKYHELEIQKNGREAD, from the coding sequence ATGATCAAATTTTTTATTCCTCACCGCAAAGACGGCGAAAAAATTATTTTTTTCCTGCGACGCCACCCATTTACGATTGCCATTAAAATCGTCTTTTGGGCGATTGTCGCTATAATGCCATTAGCATTTCATCTTATCCTGGAAGACACCGTATCGTCGTTATTAACCAACCAGTATATCGCGCCGATTATTATTTTGTTCTTGAGCCTCTACTACCTCTACGTCTGGCTATTCATGTTCCATAGTTTTGTCGACTACTACCTGGATGTTTGGATTGTTACTAATCACCGAGTTATTAATATTGAACAAAAAGGATTATTTTCTCGGACTGTCTCCGAACAAAAAATGTACCGCATCCAGGACGTGACTTCGGAACTTAAAGGATTGTTTGGAACATTCCTGGATTTTGGAACGGTCTATATTCAAACCGCCGGTGAACAAGCCAGGTTTATCTTTAAACAAATTCCCCAACCACAAGAAGTGGCCCGAAAAATTAACCAGCTAGTTGAAGAAAACAAAAAATATCACGAGCTAGAGATACAAAAAAACGGCCGTGAGGCCGACTAA
- a CDS encoding O-antigen ligase family protein: MFWFDFAWDIQHVLNQWWWQINFLLLIVFVLLIRLTWKKPINGLALTIVLLPTYLIRSQIWFLPFTYLEICIWAVFLTWFIKNLTTKNSLQYFSNPYRAPIILIIIAATISLFISPEVRQAAGLWKAYFIEPIMLFTVAANTIKNKSDKETILWALGLSTLTISLLAIYQKFSAFGIFQPAWVASDHRRVTSIFSSPNAVGLYLGPIIILYSTWIINDFKKIKATVLKFIIMLPALLAVWFTVSQGTWLGLAAATVFLAFFGWDKKKTILLVIAGGLILFATPVIREKAWPILTFADASGQNRLILISMSADYLGTSAKNFLLGAGILGFADIQNQLRDPLKLEALLYPHNIVLNFWLEIGLLGLIGFGWIIAKFYYKGLKQLQASPDWITLGVLAAMITVLIHGLIDVPYFKNDLAVLFWLIVALL, encoded by the coding sequence ATGTTTTGGTTTGATTTTGCCTGGGACATCCAACATGTTTTAAACCAGTGGTGGTGGCAGATTAATTTTTTGCTATTAATCGTTTTTGTTCTACTAATCCGGCTCACCTGGAAAAAACCAATTAACGGTCTAGCATTAACCATTGTACTCTTACCCACCTACCTAATACGGTCGCAGATTTGGTTTTTACCTTTTACTTACTTAGAAATTTGTATCTGGGCAGTGTTTCTGACTTGGTTCATTAAAAATCTGACCACTAAAAACAGCCTACAATATTTCAGTAATCCGTATCGGGCGCCAATCATCCTAATCATAATCGCGGCCACTATTTCACTATTTATCTCGCCAGAAGTTCGGCAAGCGGCCGGCCTATGGAAAGCGTACTTCATTGAACCAATCATGCTGTTTACCGTTGCGGCAAACACTATTAAAAATAAATCTGACAAAGAAACTATACTTTGGGCCCTGGGATTATCCACTCTCACCATCTCTTTGTTGGCAATCTACCAAAAATTCAGCGCCTTTGGCATTTTCCAACCAGCCTGGGTTGCAAGCGACCATCGCCGGGTTACCTCAATCTTTAGTTCGCCAAACGCCGTTGGACTGTATCTCGGGCCAATTATTATACTGTACAGCACTTGGATTATTAATGATTTTAAAAAAATTAAAGCCACTGTTTTAAAATTTATCATCATGTTGCCCGCTTTATTGGCCGTATGGTTTACCGTATCACAAGGTACTTGGCTTGGCTTGGCGGCCGCAACAGTTTTTTTGGCATTTTTTGGTTGGGATAAAAAGAAGACGATTTTGTTAGTTATCGCTGGCGGGCTTATTCTCTTTGCTACGCCCGTAATTCGCGAAAAGGCTTGGCCGATCCTAACTTTTGCCGACGCTTCGGGACAAAACCGTTTAATTCTAATTAGTATGAGCGCTGATTACCTTGGCACCAGCGCCAAAAATTTTCTGCTCGGCGCAGGTATCCTGGGATTTGCCGACATCCAAAATCAATTACGAGATCCGCTAAAACTTGAAGCGCTTCTCTACCCTCACAACATTGTTTTAAACTTTTGGCTGGAAATTGGCCTACTGGGGTTAATTGGCTTTGGCTGGATTATTGCGAAATTCTACTACAAAGGCTTAAAACAACTGCAAGCCAGCCCGGACTGGATTACCCTTGGCGTTTTAGCCGCCATGATCACTGTTCTAATCCACGGACTAATTGACGTTCCCTATTTTAAAAATGATCTGGCGGTTTTGTTTTGGTTAATTGTGGCACTGCTTTAA
- a CDS encoding HD domain-containing protein: MKALVINDKIYGRFTITEPVLIELITSPSLQRLKKIEQHGTWQFHKTYRHQFNRYEHSVGVMLLLRHFQTSLDEQVHGLLHDISHTAFSHVSDFLFGSDSMKHDYQDNRIAKAYELQGINKILKKHGIDSQYILNEKNFPLAENLLPDLCADRIDYTLRDPWGRDLTAVDPKLIFKNLRVVNQKFAFTSKTWAKKFAKLNFLLNQNVWCHPMQVSIYVLSANMLREALNQKIITKKDLYLTDKQVTTKLRRAKNPMVTSYLKQIQALKVKEVSRHHADFVRSSKPRIVNPFFINGQKLTRLMDVDAQYKKQTATWVKKVKRGFNIKIINS; the protein is encoded by the coding sequence ATGAAGGCATTAGTCATTAATGACAAAATTTACGGCCGTTTTACTATCACTGAACCGGTGCTAATTGAGCTCATCACTTCCCCTTCCCTCCAACGTCTTAAAAAGATTGAGCAGCACGGAACCTGGCAGTTCCATAAAACGTATCGACACCAATTTAACCGTTATGAACATTCAGTTGGCGTCATGCTGCTATTACGGCACTTTCAGACCTCGCTTGATGAACAAGTCCACGGCTTACTGCACGACATTTCACATACCGCTTTTTCCCATGTTTCTGATTTTCTATTTGGGTCCGATTCGATGAAGCACGACTACCAAGATAACCGAATCGCCAAGGCTTATGAACTACAAGGCATTAATAAGATTCTAAAAAAACACGGAATTGATTCACAATATATTTTAAATGAAAAAAATTTTCCGCTGGCCGAAAACTTGCTGCCCGACCTTTGTGCTGACCGGATTGATTATACCCTACGCGATCCCTGGGGCCGTGATCTAACCGCTGTTGATCCAAAACTGATTTTCAAAAATTTGCGCGTCGTTAACCAAAAATTTGCCTTTACTTCAAAAACCTGGGCAAAAAAATTCGCCAAACTCAACTTTTTACTCAACCAAAATGTTTGGTGCCACCCAATGCAAGTATCAATCTATGTTTTGTCAGCCAACATGCTACGTGAGGCGCTAAACCAAAAAATTATCACCAAAAAAGATCTTTATTTGACCGACAAACAAGTAACTACCAAACTCAGACGAGCTAAAAATCCAATGGTTACCTCCTACCTAAAACAGATCCAGGCCCTAAAAGTAAAGGAAGTTAGCCGACATCACGCCGATTTTGTTCGTTCATCAAAACCCCGGATTGTTAACCCCTTTTTCATTAATGGCCAAAAGCTAACCCGGCTCATGGATGTTGACGCTCAATACAAGAAACAGACCGCTACTTGGGTCAAAAAAGTCAAAAGAGGCTTTAATATAAAAATTATTAATTCGTAA
- the ruvB gene encoding Holliday junction branch migration DNA helicase RuvB → MIESEQNRIIDPAEQQPDAAFDVSLRPKNLSEFIGQQKIKDNLQIFMDAAKGRREPIEHVLLYGPPGLGKTTLAHIIANEMGVNIRVTSGPALERSGDLAAILTNLENGDILFIDEIHRMNKIIEEILYPAMEDFALDIVIGKGPSARTLRLDLPRFSIIGATTKISLLSSPLRDRFGNIYHLNFYEDEEITQIVGRSSSILDVKLDQPAAREIASRARKTPRIANRLLKRIRDFAQVKHNGLINQDITKQALTMLDIDEFGLDEVDRKILEVIITKFDGGPVGLNTIAAATGEEMSTIEDVYEPFLIQTGFLKRTPKGRMATELAYRHLGLDDTKNRHKLL, encoded by the coding sequence ATGATTGAGTCTGAACAAAATCGAATTATCGACCCGGCCGAGCAGCAGCCCGATGCGGCATTTGATGTCAGTTTGCGCCCTAAAAATTTAAGTGAATTTATCGGGCAGCAAAAAATAAAAGACAACTTACAGATTTTTATGGACGCTGCCAAAGGCCGGCGCGAACCCATTGAACACGTCTTGCTCTACGGCCCACCGGGATTGGGAAAAACCACCCTCGCCCATATCATCGCCAATGAAATGGGGGTTAATATTCGTGTTACTTCCGGACCTGCCCTGGAACGCAGCGGCGACCTAGCAGCCATTTTAACCAATCTTGAGAATGGTGATATTTTATTTATTGACGAAATTCATCGCATGAATAAAATTATTGAAGAAATTTTATACCCGGCGATGGAAGACTTTGCACTCGACATTGTCATTGGCAAAGGGCCGTCGGCCCGAACCTTACGGCTTGACCTACCCCGCTTTTCCATCATCGGTGCTACCACTAAGATCAGCCTATTATCCAGTCCCCTACGTGACCGTTTCGGCAACATCTACCACCTCAACTTCTACGAAGATGAAGAGATTACTCAAATCGTCGGTCGTAGTTCAAGCATTCTTGACGTCAAATTAGACCAGCCCGCCGCTCGCGAAATCGCTTCCCGGGCGCGCAAGACTCCCCGGATTGCCAACCGACTACTAAAGCGCATCCGCGATTTTGCCCAAGTAAAACATAACGGCCTTATTAATCAAGATATTACCAAACAGGCGCTAACAATGCTTGATATTGATGAGTTCGGCCTGGATGAAGTTGACCGAAAAATTTTAGAGGTTATTATTACCAAATTTGATGGCGGCCCCGTCGGGCTTAATACCATTGCGGCGGCAACTGGCGAAGAAATGAGTACGATTGAAGATGTCTATGAGCCATTTTTGATTCAAACCGGGTTTCTGAAACGCACACCCAAGGGCCGAATGGCAACCGAACTCGCCTATCGCCACCTTGGACTTGACGATACTAAAAACCGACACAAGCTGCTATAA
- a CDS encoding flippase codes for MSEVQKIAHNTIIQLIGKALTIGLALIIFGFIARYLGQGGFGHYSTIYAYMAIFGILVDLGLQMTTTKMISDPAENENTIINNALAIRFISSFLFLTLAAFIAVLMPYGTIVKLGIIIAVAGFTASALTTVLTSHFQKNLTTHQMVIAELAGKTATLTLVIMAIKLNVGLLGVVSATMLDSVIVCAAAWGFANKTLRLRLAFDPEVWQKIFSATWPIGITIALNLIYFKGDIFIMSLIKTPNDVGLYAAPYRVLEVLINFVYLILGLLLPLLAAAWAVKDLAKLKRVIQGGFDFLISISVPMIVGGYFAGESLMTLVAGKDFIISGQIIKILLIATGLIFMAGLFGYAIVAIGEQKKMIKFYAGNAIFAIVGYIYFINRYSYWGAAWMTVATELIMLLSTIYILKKQISFLPRITIIYKALGASVVMALFLAYIPLANFVLLVLAGATIYVICLYIFGGFDKKIIQEIISVKKHEGISH; via the coding sequence ATGAGCGAAGTCCAAAAAATTGCCCATAACACGATTATTCAACTAATCGGCAAGGCGCTAACAATCGGTTTAGCGCTGATTATTTTTGGTTTCATCGCCCGCTATTTAGGGCAAGGCGGTTTTGGTCACTACTCAACCATCTACGCCTATATGGCAATCTTCGGTATCCTGGTGGACCTCGGGCTGCAGATGACTACTACTAAAATGATTTCCGATCCGGCCGAAAATGAAAATACAATCATTAATAACGCGCTGGCAATCCGATTTATCAGCTCGTTTCTGTTTTTAACGCTCGCGGCGTTTATTGCCGTGCTCATGCCGTATGGAACGATTGTTAAACTGGGCATCATTATTGCCGTTGCCGGTTTTACTGCTTCGGCCCTCACCACGGTTTTAACAAGTCACTTCCAAAAAAACCTTACCACCCATCAAATGGTTATTGCCGAACTAGCCGGTAAAACCGCTACGCTGACGTTAGTCATAATGGCAATCAAACTCAATGTTGGGTTACTGGGCGTAGTCAGCGCCACCATGCTTGACAGTGTCATCGTCTGTGCTGCTGCCTGGGGCTTTGCCAACAAAACACTCCGGCTTCGTTTAGCCTTTGACCCTGAAGTCTGGCAAAAAATTTTTTCAGCCACTTGGCCAATTGGCATAACTATTGCGTTAAACCTGATCTATTTCAAGGGAGACATTTTTATTATGTCGCTGATTAAAACCCCAAACGATGTCGGGCTGTATGCTGCTCCCTACCGGGTGCTGGAAGTATTAATCAACTTTGTGTATCTAATTCTCGGCCTACTTTTGCCGCTTTTAGCGGCCGCTTGGGCAGTCAAAGACCTAGCTAAATTAAAACGGGTAATCCAGGGCGGATTTGACTTTCTAATCAGCATTAGTGTTCCCATGATCGTTGGCGGCTATTTTGCCGGCGAAAGCTTAATGACCCTTGTCGCTGGTAAAGATTTTATTATTTCCGGACAAATCATCAAAATTTTACTGATCGCCACCGGACTGATTTTTATGGCGGGATTGTTTGGCTACGCTATCGTCGCTATTGGCGAACAAAAAAAGATGATCAAGTTCTATGCCGGCAACGCCATCTTTGCTATCGTCGGCTATATTTATTTTATCAATCGTTATTCCTATTGGGGTGCGGCCTGGATGACTGTGGCCACCGAACTGATTATGTTGCTCTCAACAATATATATCCTTAAAAAACAAATCAGTTTCTTACCACGGATTACTATTATTTATAAAGCGCTGGGGGCTAGTGTTGTTATGGCTTTATTCTTGGCGTACATACCATTAGCTAATTTCGTACTTTTAGTTCTGGCAGGCGCAACCATCTATGTAATTTGTCTATACATCTTTGGTGGATTTGATAAAAAAATAATTCAAGAAATTATCAGCGTTAAAAAACATGAAGGCATTAGTCATTAA